TCAAGGTCTACAAGACTGACAGCAAAACCATCGCCGTGGTGTCCGACGGGCTGGGCAGCGGCGTGAAGGCGAATATCCTGGCGACGCTCACTTCCCAGATCATCCTGACGATGCTGCGCGCGGACGTGCCGCTCAAGGAAGTGATGAGCACGGTGTTGGGCACGCTGCCGGTGTGCCAGGAGCGGAAAATCGCCTACGCGACGTTCACCGCGCTCGAAATCGATCACGCGACGAACGCGTTCAAAATCATCAACTTCGACAATCCGCCGACATTTTTCTTTCGCGGCGGGAAGCGGCTCGACCTGAACCGCACGCCGGAAACGATCCTCGGCAAGCAGATCACGACCGCCGAGGGCGTGCTGGAACGCGGCGACTTTTTGGGCATCATCTCGGACGGCATTTTACACGCCGGGGCGGGCAACATCTGGAACTTCGGCTGGGGCTGGGACAACGTCGCGGGCTACATGGAGCCGCTCGTCGCACGCTACCCCACGCGTGCCAAACCCGTGGTGCAGGGCGTGGTCACCAAGACGCGGTCGCTGTACGGCAGCCTGATCGGGGATGATGCGACGTTCGTGGGCCTCTGTGCGCGCAAACGTCACAGCCTGATCGTGTTCACGGGACCGCCGCTGGACCCCGAACAGGACGAGGCGGTCGCGCAGCGCGTGCTGGACTTCGGCGGGCGGCGCGTGGTGTGCGGGGGCACGACCGGATCGATCATGGAGCGCGCGCTGGGCGAGGTGATCGAGGTGGATCTGTCCACCCTGCGCGAAACCGTGCCGCCGATTGGTTACCTGAGCGAGATCGACCTGCTGACGGAGGGCATCATCACGATGTACCGCGCGCTGGAAGTGATGCGCGAGGCGAACGGCGACGAAGGACGGCTCCCGCGCGACAAAAACGGCGCGGTGATGCTGGCGCGCGAACTGCTGCAAGCAGATTCGGTGTTCTTCCTGGTGGGGCAGAAGATCAACGAGTTCTACCAGAATCCGCTGCTGCCGCGGAACCTGTCGCTGCGCAAAAATCTGGTGTTGGAAACGGCCCAGTTCCTCAAGGAGCGCAACAAAGAGGTGCGCATCGAGTTCTGCTGAGCACGGCGGTTGGGGAATAAGGATCAGGGCATTAGGGTAAGGCAAGAGCGGCCCCCTTCCCCTGGCCTTGGAAGAGCAGCGGATAGTGGTTAGGCACAAGCAAAAGAGCAAGGGCGAAAGGCAAACGCGACCTCACCCCCGGCCCCTTTACAAGGGTAGGTTTTTTATGGAAGCCCTAGAAGGCTTAAGCTTTCACGAGTTTTCAAGGGCTCCAGTACGGTGAAATCGTGGGTGGTCTAAGGTCGGTTCCGTCTTAAGCACTGGCAAGACCAGAGCATGAAACCCTCGATTTTCAACCGCTGGAAAGTGAATCACTCGCTTAAGCATTGGCGTGTGATTCCCAAGAATTAAAAACCTACCCCTGAAAGCCCCCGGCCCCTCTCCAATCTGGGTTGGAGCGGGGAGGCAAGCAAGTTCAGGTGCGATCCATAGGGGCGGAGCTTGCTCCGCCCGTTAAGGAAAAAGCCGGGTCGGGCTTGCCTTACCCCTATGGTCATCGATCCTGGCGATCAACCTTAATATTTTGTTCTTCGGTCGAAACCGTTTTACCGCCATTTTGCGGCGCATCCCCTCGACCTGAGCACCACCTCCATCACCAGAATCTACAAAGTGTAAATACGCCACCACACGAGTATTAACGGTGCTTGACAAGGGGAGCAAACTCATCTATGATGATTTTTAGGCGAACGTTCGCCTTCCAAAAAGAACCAAGGATTTTTAGGTACGATGTCCAAAAATGTTACGCTCAAGGACGTCGCTCGTAAGGCAGGCGTCAGCTACCAGACCGTATCGAAGGTGCTGAGCGATCAAATGCGCGTCACACCGGAGGTGCGGAACCGGATCTACGCCGCCGTCGAGGAACTGGATTACCGCCCCAACGTCGCGGCGCGCAACCTGCGCACGCAGTACAGCTACCTCCTGGGCTACTCCTGGCAGCCCGATCGCCACTACTACTTCAACCCCGTGCTCGAAGAATTCCAGCAAAGCGTCGTCGAAGCCGCCGAAGAACTGGGCTATCACATCTTGCTGTTCCCGCAGCGCCAGGATCAGGATCTGGTCGAGATCTACCAGGAGCTGGTGTTGACGGGCCGCGTGGACGGCTTCATCCTCTCCGGCCTGGAATACTACGATCCGCGCGTGCCCGCATTGAACCGGCTCAACGTCCCGCTGGTGGCGTTTGGCCGCACGGACAGCGACCACGAGTTCCCCTATGTGGACGTCGATGGGCAGGCGGGCATCTATCAGGCGGTGCGCCACCTGATGGACCTGGGCCACCAGCAGATCGCGATCCTGTGCTGGCCGGAGACGTCACGCGTGGGCACGGAGCGCTTGTCCGGCTATTTGCAGGCGATGGAAGAAGCGGGCCTGCCGGTCGATCCGGCCTGGATCGTGCGCGGCGAGCGCGAGTACGACTTTGGGTACGGGGCTGCGCCGCAACTGCTCGACCTGCCCACCAGCCGCTGCCCAACCGCCATCGTGACCATGCACGACCTGATCGCCCTGGGTGTGATCCGCGCCGCCGAGGAGCGCGGCTTGCAGGTCGGGCACGACATCGCCATCACCGGCTTCGACAACGTGCCGGTGGTGCGCTACTTCCGCCCCGGCCTCACCACGCTCCAGCAGCCCGTCTGGGAGGTCGGCGCGCGCGTCGTCAGGCTGCTGGTCAGCCTGCTGCGCAACGAAGATCCCGGCCCGCAGCAGGTGCTGCTTGCGCCGAATCTTATTATCCGTGAATCCACCCAACCCAACCCGCCATACGAGGACGTTTAATGGAAACGCGCATCAAGGCTGTCATCTTCGATCTGGATGGCGTCATTACCGACACGGCTGAATATCACTTCCTGGCCTGGAAGCGGCTGGCCGACGAAGAAGGCATCCCTTTTAACCGGCAGGATAACGAAGCGCTGCGCGGCGTTTCGCGCCGGGAATCGCTGCGACTGCTGCTCAAGGGCAAGTCCGTGACCGAGCTGGAGGCCGAACAGCTCATGGAACGCAAGAACTCGTATTACGTGGACATGCTCGACCAGATCACGCCGGACGACCTGCTGCCCGGTGTAGTCGATCTGCTCGATCAGCTTGACGCGGCGAGCGTGCTCTATGCGATCGCCTCCGCCAGCCGGAATTCGCGCCGCGTCGCAAAGCAGTTGGGCATTCTCGACCGGCTGGCGGTGCTGGTGGACGGGGCGAGCGTGACGCGCCAGAAGCCCGCACCGGACCTGTTCCGCCGTGCGGCGGCGCTGCTGGACTGCCCGCCGCACGCGTGTTTGGTGGTGGAAGACGCCGCCGCCGGGATCGAGGCCGGGCTGGCAGCGGGCATGGCGTGCCTGGCGTTGGGTCCGGCGGAGCGCTTCGCGGCGGTGGCAGCGGAGCGCGGATCGTTCGCGCGGCGCGACGACCTGCAGGATGTGGCGCTGGACGAGATCCTGGCGGTCCGCGCGTGGGACGCGGGCTGGACGATTGCGCAGTCGGGCTTCGACCCCAGGACGCAGCGCCACATGGAGACCGTATTCACCGTTGGCAACGGCTACTTTTGTAGCCGGGGCAGCCTGGAAGAGAGTTACCCGAACGATCACCCCCTGACGCTGGCGCACGGCGTCTTCGACGACATGCCGATCAGCGTGACGGAACTGGCGAACCTGCCCGGCTGGCTGGACCTCGCGCTGACGGTGGACGGCGAACGCTTCCGGCTCGACCGGGGGCAGGTGCTCGACTTTCAGCGCCACGTCGATCTGCGGCGGGGCCTGCTGCGCCGCGACGTGCGCTGGCAGTCGCCGTCCGGTGTCGTGCTCGACCTGACTTTCGAGCGCTTCGCCAGCTACACACAGGAACACCTGGGCGCGCTGCGGCTGCTGATCACACCCGTGAACCGGGCCTGCCGCGTCGAAGTCCAGACCGGTATCGACGGGCACGTCGCCAACGATGACCTGCTTCACTGGCGTCACGGTGATCAAGGTGCGACGGATGGCGCGATCTGGCTGCGCAGCCGCACGCGTCACAGCGGCCTGGATCTGGCGGCGGCAGCGGCGATTGGCGTGCCTGCTGAAGCGGTCACCAGCATCGTGCAGTGTCCCGGCCAGCCGCGCTTCGCCGTCGTGCAGGAGCTGGACGCCGGGCAGACGCTGTGGGTGGATAAGCTGGTGAGCTACAGCACCAGCCGCGATCCCGGTGCGGGCGAGGCAGACGTGCTCACGCGGGCGCTGGCTGCGCTCGACGGGCAGAGCTACGACGATTTGCGTTCGGCGCAGATCGGGGCGTGGGCGTCGCTGTGGGACGAGTGCGACGTGATCATCGAGGGTGACGACGAGGCGCAGGTGGCCGTGCGCTTCTACCTGTTCCAACTGCTGATCGCCGCGCCGCAACACGACGAATTCGTGAGCATGGGGGCCAAGTCACTGAGCGGGCTGGGCTACCGGGGTCACGTCTTCTGGGACACGGAAATTTTCATTTTGCCGTTTTTCATGTTCACGCAGCCCGAAATGGCGCGCAACATGCTGATGTACCGCTACCACACTCTACCGGGCGCGCGGCACAAGGCTGCCGCCAACGGCTTCAGCGGCGCGCAGTACGCCTGGGAAAGCGCCGCGACGGGCGAGGAAGTCACGCCGCGCTGGGTGCCCTCCTTCGACGGGCAGGAGCTGGTACGGATCTGGACCGGCGACATCGAGGTGCACATCACATCGGACGTGGCGTATGCCATTCACCAGTACTGGCAGGTCACCGGCGACGACGCCTTCCTCCGCGACTACGGCGCGGAGATGATCTTTGAGGGTGCGTGCTTCTGGGGCGACCGCGCCGAGCCGGAAACGGACGAGCACGGCCAGCGCCGCTACGCGCTGCGCGACGTCATCGGCCCGGACGAATATCACGATCACGTCGATAACAACATCTACACCAACCGCATGGCGCAGTGGCATCTTCAACTGGCGTTCGCCGTGTTGGAGTGGCTCGACGTGTACGCGCCGAACAAGGCCGCCGCGCTGCGCGACCAACTCGATCTGTCCCCGGTGCGGCTGGCGCACTGGCAGGATGTGATCGCGCACATCATCATCAACCACGACCCCGACACGGGCCTGCTGCTGCAGTTCGACGGTTTCTTCGAGCGCGAGCGCATCGATCCGGCGGTGATTGCCGCGACGGACAAATCGATGCAGGTGGTGCTGG
This sequence is a window from Aggregatilinea lenta. Protein-coding genes within it:
- the pgmB gene encoding beta-phosphoglucomutase, translated to METRIKAVIFDLDGVITDTAEYHFLAWKRLADEEGIPFNRQDNEALRGVSRRESLRLLLKGKSVTELEAEQLMERKNSYYVDMLDQITPDDLLPGVVDLLDQLDAASVLYAIASASRNSRRVAKQLGILDRLAVLVDGASVTRQKPAPDLFRRAAALLDCPPHACLVVEDAAAGIEAGLAAGMACLALGPAERFAAVAAERGSFARRDDLQDVALDEILAVRAWDAGWTIAQSGFDPRTQRHMETVFTVGNGYFCSRGSLEESYPNDHPLTLAHGVFDDMPISVTELANLPGWLDLALTVDGERFRLDRGQVLDFQRHVDLRRGLLRRDVRWQSPSGVVLDLTFERFASYTQEHLGALRLLITPVNRACRVEVQTGIDGHVANDDLLHWRHGDQGATDGAIWLRSRTRHSGLDLAAAAAIGVPAEAVTSIVQCPGQPRFAVVQELDAGQTLWVDKLVSYSTSRDPGAGEADVLTRALAALDGQSYDDLRSAQIGAWASLWDECDVIIEGDDEAQVAVRFYLFQLLIAAPQHDEFVSMGAKSLSGLGYRGHVFWDTEIFILPFFMFTQPEMARNMLMYRYHTLPGARHKAAANGFSGAQYAWESAATGEEVTPRWVPSFDGQELVRIWTGDIEVHITSDVAYAIHQYWQVTGDDAFLRDYGAEMIFEGACFWGDRAEPETDEHGQRRYALRDVIGPDEYHDHVDNNIYTNRMAQWHLQLAFAVLEWLDVYAPNKAAALRDQLDLSPVRLAHWQDVIAHIIINHDPDTGLLLQFDGFFERERIDPAVIAATDKSMQVVLGIEGANASQVLKQADAIMLLCLLRDEYDAKTWQTNWNTYMPITDHQYGSSLGPSFHAWAACEMDKPDEAYGHFMLAAKADLYDVRGNAGDGIHAASAGGIWQALVFGFAGLRLDGADLTLNPRLPSHWTRLAFNVRIHGEKRGVDIQKGGKAIAEHR
- a CDS encoding LacI family DNA-binding transcriptional regulator, encoding MSKNVTLKDVARKAGVSYQTVSKVLSDQMRVTPEVRNRIYAAVEELDYRPNVAARNLRTQYSYLLGYSWQPDRHYYFNPVLEEFQQSVVEAAEELGYHILLFPQRQDQDLVEIYQELVLTGRVDGFILSGLEYYDPRVPALNRLNVPLVAFGRTDSDHEFPYVDVDGQAGIYQAVRHLMDLGHQQIAILCWPETSRVGTERLSGYLQAMEEAGLPVDPAWIVRGEREYDFGYGAAPQLLDLPTSRCPTAIVTMHDLIALGVIRAAEERGLQVGHDIAITGFDNVPVVRYFRPGLTTLQQPVWEVGARVVRLLVSLLRNEDPGPQQVLLAPNLIIRESTQPNPPYEDV
- a CDS encoding SpoIIE family protein phosphatase, with amino-acid sequence MESCFLDIWQASLNKSGEELCGDQVKVYKTDSKTIAVVSDGLGSGVKANILATLTSQIILTMLRADVPLKEVMSTVLGTLPVCQERKIAYATFTALEIDHATNAFKIINFDNPPTFFFRGGKRLDLNRTPETILGKQITTAEGVLERGDFLGIISDGILHAGAGNIWNFGWGWDNVAGYMEPLVARYPTRAKPVVQGVVTKTRSLYGSLIGDDATFVGLCARKRHSLIVFTGPPLDPEQDEAVAQRVLDFGGRRVVCGGTTGSIMERALGEVIEVDLSTLRETVPPIGYLSEIDLLTEGIITMYRALEVMREANGDEGRLPRDKNGAVMLARELLQADSVFFLVGQKINEFYQNPLLPRNLSLRKNLVLETAQFLKERNKEVRIEFC